CAGTGTCTGGCCGGTGACATAGTCGGAATCCGGCCCGGCGAGGAAGGAGACGGCCGCAGCCACGTCCTCCGGCTCGGAAAGACGGCCGAGTGCGATGTCCTTGGAGAAGGTCGACATGCCCCACTCGTCGCTCTTGCCGGCGTTCTTGCCGACGTTGTGGGCGATATCCATCATCATCGGGGTCTTCACGATGCCAGGCGCATAGGCGTTGGCGGTGATGCCCTCGGCGGCGAGGTCGCGAGCGGCGACCTGGGTGATGCCGCGGATGGCGAATTTGGTGGAGGAGTAGAGCGTCAGGTTCGGATTGCCAACCACGCCGGCCTGGCTGGTGGCGTTGATGATCTTGCCCTTGGTCTTGTTCTCGCGGAACTTGCGCACCGCGGCCTGGATGCCCCAGATGGTGCCCGCCACGTTGACGTGCACGACCTTGTCGAACATCTCGGGGGTGATGGTCTCGATCGGGGTGGTGGGGCCGAGGCCCGCGTTGTTGACGATCACGTCGAAGCCGCCGAGCTTCTCGGCAACGTTGTCGACGGCGTCGCTGAACGCCTTCTGGTCGGAAACGTCGAGACCGACGGCCAGGGCCTTGCCGCCCGCCTTCTCGATGTCATCGGCCACTGCCTGAGCCTTGTCTTTGTTGAGATCGGCTACGGCCACGGCAAAACCATCATTGGCCAATCGCTTGGCGATTGCCTCACCGATGCCTTGTGCTCCACCTGTTACCATTGCAACTTTTGTCATGATGAACTCTCTCCTCTGAGTGATTGATAATGTGACATAAATTACTATATTCTATATTCTGCCTAAATTCACCCATTAGATGTTACCGTTAACAATCAATGGGTCTGGATTTGGCTCTGTTCCTTGCGCCAGATGCGTCGGGCCGGATCGATGTGTCTAAAACGCAGGTAATTCTGGTAAATCGGATAAAAGGCACGCAACAAAGGGTAAAGCGCGTAAAGCGTGCGTTCGGTATCGTGCGCCCGGGTGTGGTTCGGGTGGGCGTCGAACGTGTTCTTGAATCGTTCCATATATTTGCGGAACGAGGCGAGCGGGGTGTCCATGCGGCGCGCAGAGACCCCGGTGATCATATGCTCGCAATACACCGTTTTGAGCCCCTGGTCGAGCAGGTGCAGCGAAATATCGATGTCCTCATGCATGATGTCGGCCTTGTCGCGGCACACCTTGTCTTTGATTTTTCCCCAAGCACTGGAACGCACCGCCATGTTCGAGCCGAACAGCAGCACCTTGTCGTCGTCCGCTCGGTAGGTGACCTTGCGCACCTTGTTGTCGCCTTCCAAGCCAAGGTGTTTGGCGGGCATGTCGTAATAAACCGCTGGGCCGGTGGCGCCCATGGCATTCGGGTCGCGATCGAAGATGCGGGTGACGACCTCGACCCAGTCGGGCTTGAGCATGCAATCCGCGTCTATGCGGCCGAATACATCGCCTTTGGCGACGGAAAAACCAAAATTACGTGTGGGAATAAGCCCTTGCTCGTTATCCTGATGGACTAATCTGACGCAAGACGAACCGGAATGACGGTCAATGAATCGCTTGACGAGTTCGCAGGTCCTGTCGTTCGACTTGTTGTCGACAACGATAACCTCGTAAGGGGCCACCGACTGGCAGACGGCGTTCCTCAAACAGTCGACGATGCGGTCCTGCTCGTTGTAAGCAGGTATCACGATAGAAACATTGACCATGATATACGAGGATATTCCTAGTTGTCTACACATGGGACGGGGTAGGATTGGAAATCATGAAGAAACGTGGACAGGAAGATGGCGGCAGCGAGAGCCAAAAGATCGATTTCGCGTCGGTTTTTCCGCAGAAGGGGGATTCCCGCCGTCCGCCGGATTGGTGGGGCCGGGCCCTGCTTTATACCGCGATAGCCGTTTTCGTCTGTATCTTCCTCTTCAGGTCCTGGAGCAAGGTCTCGTTCATCGTCCTTGACATCGTCATTTCCGTTTTTGTGGCACTCGCCATGGAACCGTTGGTGGTGCGTCTGGTCCGTCATGGTTGGAAACGTGGGGCGGCTGCGGCAGTGACGTTGGTTGGTCTTATCGTCGTGGTCGTGGCGCTGCTGGGGATGTTCGGCAACATGTTCGTGACTCAGATGATTTCGATGATCAAGGGGATTCCCGACCTCTACGAACAGGCGCGTGGTCTGGTGAGCCAATATACCGATTTCAAGCTCCCGGAAATCTCCAATCTCGGCAGCGAAATCGCCAAAAACGTA
This genomic stretch from Bifidobacterium sp. ESL0690 harbors:
- a CDS encoding (S)-acetoin forming diacetyl reductase, which translates into the protein MTKVAMVTGGAQGIGEAIAKRLANDGFAVAVADLNKDKAQAVADDIEKAGGKALAVGLDVSDQKAFSDAVDNVAEKLGGFDVIVNNAGLGPTTPIETITPEMFDKVVHVNVAGTIWGIQAAVRKFRENKTKGKIINATSQAGVVGNPNLTLYSSTKFAIRGITQVAARDLAAEGITANAYAPGIVKTPMMMDIAHNVGKNAGKSDEWGMSTFSKDIALGRLSEPEDVAAAVSFLAGPDSDYVTGQTLIVDGGMQFQ
- a CDS encoding glycosyltransferase family A protein, whose product is MVNVSIVIPAYNEQDRIVDCLRNAVCQSVAPYEVIVVDNKSNDRTCELVKRFIDRHSGSSCVRLVHQDNEQGLIPTRNFGFSVAKGDVFGRIDADCMLKPDWVEVVTRIFDRDPNAMGATGPAVYYDMPAKHLGLEGDNKVRKVTYRADDDKVLLFGSNMAVRSSAWGKIKDKVCRDKADIMHEDIDISLHLLDQGLKTVYCEHMITGVSARRMDTPLASFRKYMERFKNTFDAHPNHTRAHDTERTLYALYPLLRAFYPIYQNYLRFRHIDPARRIWRKEQSQIQTH